One Polaribacter sp. KT25b DNA segment encodes these proteins:
- a CDS encoding glycosyl hydrolase, with product MRLKFFYVLAFLFAINNFAQTTSCGNVVNDTFDVAGALPEGWTEYSTSGSVTVVNDYLKFNLAQNTPSAYRTFTPVSNNSSCSFDVQGSRTTMNFQMDLVSSDGKYIASIALGKATTDIKYATEMVNTIPGTYIAGVIGTAKFAKNKNYSLSLYVDFDNQTVDFYNDGVLTLENIPFLEATTNFAKVDAKLLYMYSNSGTAFLDNLTIVEANESRIALSNAIDSSQNTINAAIVGDKYSQYPQSAVDNFQLAIDNANVVLANCDATSSVMDAAISDLQTAQNIFATTSVNDPVLKMYSGYDFTGDVNEVYCGYYNGGLGAYEDWGVSFTLEKGYMATFAQDVNGLGFSKIYIAQDDDLEINLPVDLQSSISFIRVSPWYPVGKKGSLGGDIKWSSADNYNTTWHYSWGLTDQKSEGVQFVPMSWSKGDNWTSIENMEKVGQNMSFNHLLAFNEPDNKDQSNLTVEQALDAYPKLLASGLRLGAPGVENVQYSATSDSFNESSWIKEFMDGCVERGYRVDFIPAHDYVRRSKSTFLERFKALHDRYDLPVWVTEYNYGNPNMGSAPLTVEQGYNNIKGLTEVLENADFIERYNWYYFFGADSGIGGITDGELNITGQFYRDLDSQNPSYIQEEYEQGAQLSVNDALIKSKVLMFPTVITEGVFNLRYSEEIKDSTIHIYSTVGQLVKKIVGLKSEIDVRTLSSGLYIVKIESHLGNFTKKIIIQ from the coding sequence ATGAGACTTAAATTTTTTTATGTACTAGCATTTCTTTTTGCTATTAACAATTTTGCACAAACAACTTCTTGTGGCAATGTAGTTAATGATACTTTTGATGTAGCAGGAGCCTTACCAGAAGGTTGGACAGAATATAGTACTTCGGGGAGTGTAACCGTTGTGAATGATTATCTGAAGTTTAATCTTGCTCAAAATACTCCTTCAGCATATAGAACTTTTACGCCTGTTTCTAATAACAGTTCTTGTTCTTTTGATGTTCAAGGTAGTCGTACTACTATGAATTTTCAGATGGATCTAGTATCTTCTGATGGAAAGTATATTGCTAGTATTGCTTTAGGTAAGGCGACTACAGATATAAAATATGCAACTGAAATGGTAAATACAATACCCGGAACTTATATTGCAGGTGTTATAGGAACAGCTAAGTTTGCTAAGAATAAGAATTATTCTCTGTCATTGTATGTTGATTTTGATAATCAGACAGTAGATTTTTATAACGATGGCGTGCTAACATTAGAGAATATTCCATTTTTGGAAGCAACTACAAATTTTGCTAAAGTAGATGCAAAACTACTTTATATGTATAGTAACTCAGGAACTGCTTTTTTAGATAATTTGACTATTGTTGAAGCTAATGAAAGTAGAATAGCGTTGTCTAATGCAATTGATTCTTCTCAAAATACAATTAACGCTGCTATTGTAGGTGATAAATACAGCCAATATCCACAATCTGCTGTAGACAATTTTCAGTTAGCTATTGATAATGCAAATGTAGTACTTGCTAATTGCGATGCAACTTCTAGTGTTATGGATGCTGCTATTTCAGATCTTCAAACAGCACAAAATATTTTTGCAACTACTAGCGTAAATGATCCTGTACTTAAAATGTATAGTGGTTATGATTTTACAGGTGATGTAAACGAAGTTTATTGTGGTTATTATAATGGTGGCTTAGGTGCATACGAAGATTGGGGTGTTTCTTTTACTTTAGAAAAAGGATATATGGCAACTTTTGCACAAGATGTTAATGGCTTAGGTTTTAGTAAAATATATATTGCTCAAGATGATGATTTAGAGATTAATTTGCCTGTAGATTTACAGAGTTCTATTTCATTTATACGTGTGAGTCCTTGGTATCCAGTAGGTAAAAAAGGAAGTTTAGGAGGAGATATAAAGTGGAGTAGTGCAGATAATTATAATACGACTTGGCATTATAGTTGGGGTTTAACTGATCAGAAATCAGAAGGAGTTCAATTTGTTCCAATGTCGTGGAGTAAGGGTGATAACTGGACATCAATTGAAAATATGGAAAAAGTTGGACAGAATATGTCGTTCAATCATTTATTAGCTTTTAATGAACCAGATAATAAAGATCAATCAAATTTAACAGTAGAACAGGCTTTAGATGCTTACCCTAAATTATTAGCTTCTGGGCTTAGATTGGGAGCTCCTGGTGTAGAGAATGTACAATATAGTGCAACAAGTGATTCTTTTAATGAAAGTTCTTGGATTAAAGAATTTATGGACGGTTGTGTAGAACGTGGATATCGAGTAGATTTTATACCAGCACATGATTATGTTCGTCGTTCTAAGTCTACCTTTTTAGAGCGTTTTAAGGCACTTCATGACCGATACGATCTTCCTGTTTGGGTTACAGAATATAATTACGGAAACCCAAATATGGGTTCTGCACCTCTTACTGTAGAACAAGGGTATAATAATATTAAAGGTTTAACAGAAGTACTTGAAAACGCAGACTTTATAGAGCGTTACAATTGGTATTATTTCTTTGGAGCAGATTCTGGTATTGGTGGTATTACTGATGGCGAATTAAATATTACTGGACAATTTTATCGAGATCTTGACTCGCAAAATCCTTCATACATTCAAGAAGAATATGAACAAGGAGCACAATTATCTGTAAATGATGCATTGATCAAATCTAAAGTTTTAATGTTTCCAACTGTAATAACAGAAGGTGTTTTTAACCTAAGATATTCAGAAGAAATTAAAGATAGTACCATACATATTTATTCTACTGTTGGACAGTTAGTAAAAAAAATCGTTGGCTTAAAATCAGAAATTGATGTAAGAACACTCTCTAGTGGATTATATATTGTTAAAATAGAATCTCACTTAGGAAACTTTACTAAAAAGATTATCATTCAATAA
- a CDS encoding glycosyl hydrolase codes for MKLKLLYIIASLFAINNFAQTTSCETIVEDTFDTAGVLSEGWTEYSTSGSVTVVNDYLKFNLAQNTPSAYRTFASVSNNCSLSFDVQGSRNTMNFQMDLVSSDGKYIASIALGKATSDIKYATEMVDVIPGTYIAGVIGTAKFAKNKNYSLSMYVDFDNQTVDFYNDGELTLENIPFLETTTDFTKVDTKLLYMYSNSGTVFLDNLTVIEANESRIALSNAVQSSQNLLSSASVGEKYSQYPQAAIDAFQLVVDNGNTILSDCDSAASIIDNALAELKEAQDVFSASQVNDPVLKVYNSYNFGGEEHEIYVGYYNGDLGLYDDWIASFTLDKGYMVTFAENINGTGFSKVYVASEEDLRINLTEDLYKKISFIRVGPWRDTLKKGSSGKSSTNDVTLALNTSWFYDWGNGDTDIEGNEYVVMNWGGTPSLATMEKLGKQMNTTHHLAFNEPDGEKQANMSVDVAVARYATLQASGLRLGAPAVTDGTKGRAWLDEFMTKAKAAGYRIDFIPVHYYKIMTASNFKAWLKDFYDEYQVPIWVTEFNYGDIWAANEKTKTEAQVLTNIKAYCEMMDDADFIERYCIFTWQPSETSAQTVMSVRNPIVLNTVGEFYKNHESPVAYIQETYEQGVALSLDKNVIAPKFSVYPTVITNGVFNWSVSEEINNIRLSIYNTSGQLVKEIEKPNLEINVSKLSGGLYFVKINSDLGSATKKIIIE; via the coding sequence ATGAAACTAAAACTCTTATATATAATTGCTTCTCTTTTTGCGATTAATAATTTTGCGCAAACAACTTCTTGTGAAACTATAGTTGAAGATACATTTGACACAGCAGGAGTCTTATCTGAAGGTTGGACAGAATATAGCACTTCGGGGAGTGTAACCGTTGTAAATGATTACTTGAAGTTTAATCTTGCTCAAAATACCCCTTCAGCATATCGAACTTTTGCATCCGTTTCTAATAATTGTTCTTTATCTTTTGATGTTCAAGGAAGTCGTAATACTATGAATTTTCAAATGGACTTAGTATCTTCTGATGGAAAATATATTGCGAGTATCGCTTTAGGTAAGGCAACTTCAGATATAAAATATGCAACTGAAATGGTAGACGTAATACCAGGAACTTATATTGCAGGTGTTATTGGAACAGCTAAGTTTGCTAAGAATAAGAATTATTCACTGTCAATGTATGTTGATTTTGATAACCAAACAGTAGATTTTTATAATGATGGCGAGTTAACATTAGAGAATATTCCATTTTTAGAAACGACGACAGATTTTACTAAAGTGGATACAAAACTACTTTATATGTATAGTAATTCAGGAACTGTTTTTCTTGATAATTTGACAGTTATCGAAGCTAATGAGAGTAGGATAGCATTATCAAATGCTGTTCAATCTTCTCAAAACTTACTGAGTTCAGCATCTGTAGGAGAAAAATATAGTCAATATCCACAAGCTGCTATTGATGCTTTTCAATTGGTGGTTGATAATGGAAATACTATACTTTCTGATTGTGATTCTGCTGCTAGTATAATTGATAATGCATTAGCAGAACTTAAGGAAGCACAAGATGTTTTTTCTGCATCACAGGTGAATGATCCTGTTCTAAAAGTTTATAATTCTTATAATTTTGGAGGAGAAGAACATGAAATTTATGTTGGTTATTATAATGGAGATTTAGGACTATATGATGACTGGATAGCCTCGTTTACTTTAGATAAAGGTTATATGGTAACTTTTGCAGAAAATATTAATGGTACAGGATTTAGTAAGGTCTATGTGGCTTCAGAAGAAGATTTACGAATAAACTTAACAGAAGATTTGTACAAGAAAATATCATTTATTCGTGTAGGTCCTTGGCGAGATACTCTTAAAAAAGGTTCAAGTGGTAAAAGCAGTACTAATGATGTAACGTTAGCATTAAACACCTCTTGGTTTTATGATTGGGGTAATGGAGATACTGATATTGAAGGAAATGAATATGTTGTAATGAATTGGGGGGGGACACCTAGTCTTGCTACAATGGAAAAGCTAGGTAAACAAATGAATACTACACATCATTTAGCTTTTAATGAACCTGATGGCGAAAAACAAGCTAATATGTCTGTAGATGTTGCGGTTGCAAGATATGCAACGTTACAAGCATCTGGTTTGCGTTTGGGAGCTCCTGCTGTAACAGATGGTACAAAAGGAAGAGCTTGGCTTGATGAGTTTATGACGAAAGCAAAAGCGGCAGGTTATCGTATAGATTTTATACCGGTGCATTATTATAAAATAATGACAGCTTCTAATTTTAAAGCATGGTTAAAAGATTTTTATGATGAATACCAAGTTCCTATTTGGGTTACAGAATTTAACTATGGAGATATTTGGGCAGCAAACGAAAAAACTAAAACAGAGGCGCAGGTATTAACAAATATTAAGGCGTACTGTGAAATGATGGATGATGCTGATTTTATAGAGCGTTATTGTATTTTTACTTGGCAGCCATCAGAAACTTCAGCGCAAACCGTGATGTCTGTTAGAAATCCGATAGTACTAAATACAGTTGGGGAATTTTATAAAAATCATGAATCACCAGTGGCGTATATACAAGAAACTTATGAACAAGGAGTAGCACTTTCTTTGGATAAGAATGTTATTGCTCCTAAATTTTCAGTGTACCCAACAGTCATAACAAATGGTGTTTTTAATTGGTCAGTTTCAGAAGAAATTAACAATATAAGATTATCAATCTATAATACATCCGGACAATTGGTTAAAGAGATAGAAAAGCCAAATTTAGAAATAAATGTGAGTAAACTTTCTGGAGGTTTATATTTTGTTAAAATTAATTCTGATTTAGGGAGTGCTACTAAAAAAATTATTATTGAATAG